Part of the Desulfonatronovibrio magnus genome is shown below.
GGAGTTTCAGGAGAGGTATGGAATCACCAGCATCGGTATATTTGGTAGTTTTGTCCGAAAAGAACAAAACCCATTTAGCGATATCGACATGGTTGTAGAGATGGATCCACACCGTAAGAACCTTCACAATTTTTTACAGTTCAAGCGGCATGTGGAAAGGACATTGGAACTCTCCGTAGATATCGGATTCGAACATACCCTGAAACCGGCTGCAAGAGAGTCGGTAAAAAAGCAGATAGTGTATGCCTGAAAGGAATATTCGACTTTACCTCGAAGATATCAGTGAATCGGGCCACGCTATTTTTGAATACGTGCAGGGGATGTCGTTCGATGAATTCTGCAGTGACCGCAAGACCTTTTCGGCGGTTATCAGGGAGTTTGAGATCATTGGTGAAGCCGTGGGAAAGCTGCCTGACGAGATCAAGGAGCGTTATTCAGAAGTCCTATGGCAGGATATAAAAGACTTCAGAAATATACTTGTCCATGAATATTTTGGAGTTGATCTTGAAATCGTCTGGAAAGTAATCGGGGAAGAACTGCCCGCACTATTGGAC
Proteins encoded:
- a CDS encoding nucleotidyltransferase family protein, producing the protein MTFSTIDEVIHYLRTNKGEFQERYGITSIGIFGSFVRKEQNPFSDIDMVVEMDPHRKNLHNFLQFKRHVERTLELSVDIGFEHTLKPAARESVKKQIVYA
- a CDS encoding HepT-like ribonuclease domain-containing protein translates to MPERNIRLYLEDISESGHAIFEYVQGMSFDEFCSDRKTFSAVIREFEIIGEAVGKLPDEIKERYSEVLWQDIKDFRNILVHEYFGVDLEIVWKVIGEELPALLDAINEMRKRLDQL